CTGCCAAATTAATGAGAAGTATGTCCATCATCACTAGCTATTGATCTGAGAAAGGAGTGGAATTGTAGGTTTTCAGAGTATGAACTTACTCCTTTGAGCAACGAGTGGGCTTCACTCGTAAGGCGTGGGGGCAATTTGACTTTCTCATTGATGATTCTCTGCTGAAGCTTTTGCCTGTTTGTATGTGTAAATGGTGGCTACcacaagaaattaaaaatatcttaaattgttccacccaaaaaaaataaaaataaattaaattgcataaaTTAGAAAACTGGTAACTCAGCCATTGACACTGGCGATATTACCACCTGCCAAATTCtatgaggaaaaaaatttgCTACTTAATGCGATTCATGCTCATACAAACTACCTGCCCATTCAACATTTCGTAAAGAAGTATCCCAACACTCCACCAATCAGCATCTTTGTTATGGCCTTTGGATAGTAAAATTTCTGGAGCCATGTACTCAGTGGTCCCACACATTGAATTCGATCTGCTTGATCCATCGATCTCCTTCGCCAATCCAAAGTCAGTAAGCATAACCTGCATGAGATACCTATTAAAGGAATTATCCTTGCCCAAAAACATATATGGCGGAAATATATTGACTTTTGACCCTTACATGGCCATCAGCGTCCATTAGGATATTCTCGGGCTTAAGATCACGGTGCGCAATCCCACACTTGTGTAGATGAGAAACAGCAGATATTATCTCAGCAGTATAAAACCTTGCCTGATCCTCACTGAATATGGAAGACATGAGTCACAAGATTCTAATTAGAAAAGGTGATAATATGATCATAAGTAATACCTTGAAGATTTGAAAATGGATACCTAAAGATTCCTTGGCGGTACAGATGAAAAAACAGGTGCCCACCATTTATGAAATCCAGAATCAAGTAAAGCTTAGACTTGGTCTGCCAAATATGCAAGAAGAATCAGGAAAGATCACAATAAACCCAAACATATCAGTACAGAAGCTATTCGCAGTAATCATCAGTTCATAATAACTTTTCAGTTCCATTACTTTCCATTTCCACACATTTAGCAGAACTGAACTGACGAAAACATTAGATCAGGTGATGTCAGAGTTTAAGGTTTCCCATGGATAGGACAACTAAGTGTCAGGACCACCAAATGTCCAGTGAAGCAGGGTGAGGAAGGAAAAAATCTTACATCTTATTTCATAAGATTAACTCCCAAACATTTAGACTCGTTCTTATGCAGAAGCTAATCATGCAAGTATATTTATCAGTACATATAAGGGCAAGTTCATTCATCGGATGACTGGTCAAGTACATTCAGAAGTTGACTTGCCCAACATCATCATAATTCATATATTCACACACAAAAGCTAAAATTGAAAAGGCTAATATACGGAGTATCCAATAGACCTTAGCTTCTACAAGTAAGGCCTACAGATGAGCAGTAATATCGAAGACCGGCGAATGCGGAAAGTTTGACTATCAACCCAACCAAAATCAAGAACTTATTTTTCCCACATCCACACAGCTCCTTACTAAAGCATGGAGGTCATCACCTGAAAAGAGAAGCGGAGAGGGACAATAAAGGGATGCACAACTTTGGCAAGAATATCCCGCTCAGCTCTCATGTAGTCCACATGATTCTTCTTTATGATGGTGTCTTTCCTCATCACTTTCATCGCATAGATCCCATCACCATTACTGTACTCCTTCTTCCTCACCATGAACACCTTCCCGAAAGCTCCCTTCCCCACGACCATCAATATCTCAAAATCCCCAACACCTATAACCATACCACAACCACTGCTGCAGCTGCTCTTCTTGACGCCTTCACAATCTCCATTGTCAGCAGCTTGGTTCAAgatctcttcttttttatcttcttcttcttcttcttctggcTCAGCATCAGACTCTGTCAAAGCTTCTACCTTGGCGAAGGGGAGGGAGGCCGAGTGGGGGTACCGAGGGGAGGGGCCCACGAAGGAGTGGGACCGGTTATGGATTACTTGTGGGTCCTTCGGGAGCAAGGAGCTagtcgaagaagaagaaggagaggggT
Above is a window of Punica granatum isolate Tunisia-2019 chromosome 7, ASM765513v2, whole genome shotgun sequence DNA encoding:
- the LOC116215420 gene encoding serine/threonine-protein kinase AtPK2/AtPK19-like, giving the protein MVSSASQKKPLLSLLTHNLTKLTIPSTSSSSPPTHLLHQDFDSSDVFGPLTPHNPPNPSPSSSSTSSLLPKDPQVIHNRSHSFVGPSPRYPHSASLPFAKVEALTESDAEPEEEEEEDKKEEILNQAADNGDCEGVKKSSCSSGCGMVIGVGDFEILMVVGKGAFGKVFMVRKKEYSNGDGIYAMKVMRKDTIIKKNHVDYMRAERDILAKVVHPFIVPLRFSFQTKSKLYLILDFINGGHLFFHLYRQGIFSEDQARFYTAEIISAVSHLHKCGIAHRDLKPENILMDADGHVMLTDFGLAKEIDGSSRSNSMCGTTEYMAPEILLSKGHNKDADWWSVGILLYEMLNGQPPFTHTNRQKLQQRIINEKVKLPPRLTSEAHSLLKGLLQKEPSKRMGSGPSGGDEIKGHKWFRSINWKKLEAREMQPKFKPDVSGRDCIANFDRCWTTMPPDDSPAPTPTAGEHFQGFTYIAPNPWLSSGSVEE